The DNA sequence TTGCGTTACTTTTTGCCGACCTTGCTGATGCCTGCGACCACCCAGGTCTACATCGCTGCCGAGCGCGCGATTCAGGTGCGTGATGACGTCGAAGTGGCCTTGGCGCTCGAGCTTTATCATCGTCGTCATGGCGACTGGCCGGCGAGCCTCGACCAACTGGTGCCGGATTTGCTGCCAGCGGTGCCGCCTGACCGTTTTGACGGTCAACCGCTGCGCTATCTGGTCCGCGACGGCCGTCCGGTGCTGTACAGCGTGGGTGCCGACCGCGACGACGATCGAGGTCGTCCAACGGCGCTAGCGAGTAGCGCGATCCCGATCGAGTATGGGCAACTCACGCCCGCATCACTCGCGCGTTACCAGACTCATGATCATGACGGCGATTGGATTCTCTGGCCGCCGCTGCCGCCAGAGAAGCCCCAGCCGGAGTCACCGCCGAGTGAAGAGGATTAGCCTCCACAGTGATGACTAGCAATCCGAACCCGGCTCTTAATTGCCGGGCGCGGCGATTGGATTGACCGGCTGGCCAACATCCTGTATTCCGAGTGCGCACGGCCCCCAGACGAATGATTGGCCCATACCGACGAGTACTCGTCCCTCCAATTTTTGTAAAACCTTGCGCACCTCAACGTGCACTTCCGGAGTCTGACGGATGGCAATGATGCGGTGAGATAGGTGCGGCGGCGCATCGCCGGCGACGTCGTACGGGATCCACGTTACTGCACACAGTGAACCGTCTCCTCCTTGCGTGCTCCAGCTTTCGGGGGCAACAAGCGTCGAAATGGCTTTTGTAGCATCCTCATTTGAGATGCGTTGCAGGGTATAAGCGACAACCCGAAACTCGTCCGACGTCACCTCGGACGAGCCGGACACATTTGTTGAAAGTCTGTCCGTCTTCTTCGGCGGAACGGAACGAAGTCGCGACAGCAGATCCGTGATATTCTCGTGGACGTCGGCCCTCTGGCTCACAACAAGGACTTCGCCAAACGGAACGATCGATCCTGGGCCGCCGTTTTCGTCCCACGAATCGGGGTGCACCACAGAGGTGATTGCCTCGATCAGTTGGGTCATCGCGGCTCGGCTGCTACTTCCGCGGTCGAGCAAATCCGCAACGTCGTATGTATTCATAATTAAGACCTCGTCGGCCTTTTCCTTGGTGGTGATCAATAGCACGTCGTCCTTGATCGTGTACGTCAGATCGAATTCCTCCAGGATCAACTTCAGGCCCGAGGCGAGCCGGATCGGCTTGCGGATCGATTTGGTGACGGGCGACGACGGATCGATGGCCGCGTCGGTCAGCCCCTTGTTGTCGAGGATCATGACAATGTCGTGCTTGTTGGCGAGATAGTCGACGACATCCGATAGCGGCGTGTCTGCGAAATCGAACACGGTCGGCCCGCGCAGGGCCCGTTCGAGCGAGGCCCGCGCCGTGGCGGCGATATGCGGCTCCGGCGGCGCGTCGGCCGCGACGGCACGGATGGAACAGGCGAGAATCACGACCGGCGCAGCAACCAACATGACAAGACGTGACATGGCGGCCTCCCCTGGGCTCGAAGCGGTTCGCAAAATTGTATAGCGCGAGCGAATGCTCGGCGGGCCGTTCCGGCAGCCCGACACTAGCGCATGCTAATCCTGGCACTGATGGACTGCAATGAAAATTGCCCGAGGCGTGCTTCTGTTCATTCGCACGGTTGGGCAAGCCAACTGTGTCACCCGTTTTAATGCCGTAGCGTTTCGGGGGCGGCGGCTGTTTCGGGTCGCGTGGGCGCGGGGGACAGAGCCGGGTCGATCGATTGGGGAGTGACCAGAACGAGTCGCTTGAAGAGATGTACCGTTTCCGCTTCATCGGAAGTTGTGTTGCAGGTGCCTGGGGCCGCGTCTGTGAGGGACACGTGCATCACCAGATCGCCGAGGGGTATTCGCCAACGAACGGGTCGCGCCCGCTTTTCCGCCAGTCCCGCACAGACGAAGGTCTCGCCCACCCGCGCCTGGAATCGCGTATTGATCTGACTGACCTTGAGCGCCGGGATCTGGTAGTCGCCGATTTTGAGAAGTCGTGAGGTATCCAATTCGGACAAGGACGACCAAATGTCGATCTGCACACGTCCGTCGGCCAGCACTTGCGGCGTGAACTCAACCTCGGTGCCATAGTTTTTCATGGTGATGTTTGTCCCGCCTGCGCCACTGGGAACGGGGAACTGCCCGCCGCTAAGAAATGTGGCGCGTCGGCCGTTATAGGCAACAAGGTTCGGCTCGCAGACGACCGTGGCAATCTCCTGCTGTTCGAGCATGTCGAGCAGCGCGTGCAGCCGATGGTTCTGTGGTATGACGCCCAGCGAAGAATGCCCAGGCGCGGCCTGCGGTTGGCCGTCGGTCGGTGCGAGCAGATTCTCGATCAGGGGACGATCGTCGATCGCCTTCTCAACACTATCGCCGGGCGTAACGATGGGGCGAAAATCGAATCCCACGTGACGCAGCTTCGTGACGTCGATATCTATGACTTTCAATTTTACCAGGACCGCCGGGATAGCGCCGGTCTCAGCCCGCAAACGATCGACCTCGGCTTGTAGCGTCTGCAACTCGGCGAGCTTTTTTTCCAACTGATGTCGGGCCGTTTGCTCTTCACGCGCAATCTCTTCGCGGACGCTGTCGGCCGCCGAAGAAGCGCCGGCTGCTTCCAGCTTTTCCAAAGCCGCACGCAGCAGATCGAGCCGGGTCGGAGGAGTCGTGGGGGAAACTGCCGGGGCGTGAGCCGGAATCGGCTGCGGTACCGCGGCATATTGCGTCCGGGCGGTCAGCCGTTGGAATGTCGGCAGCGGCATGGCCGGTATTTGTGCCGGGGTAGGGACTTCGGCCGGAGCGCCACGCGGCTCGTCGGCCGAGGCCATGCCGACGGCGGCCATTGCGATCAAACCGAGCACGGCTGTCATGAATCGCATGGCGAGCTCCTTAGGCAAGAGACTTTACCGCAGGCCGCAAACCGTTTGGGGGCTGGCTGGCACCGGGCGAGCAAAGTGAGACCATTCGTAGAAACGGTCCATGCAGGCGGCACGGTATGTACCACCGTCGGCCAGCGAGCGTCAACGACAGTCTGTTTGAAACAAGATTCGGGAGGCGTTTTCTGGCCCATGCGCCAAAGGCCGCCGCGACGGGGGCTTGCGCGCCGGGTCGCCGTGCCGGCGGTACGCCGATGCCGATTCTAGGGATTTGGACCCGCAGTTCGAGACACCGCAGAGAGGATTGCCGGCCGGAAACGGGCCGGCAGCGACCTAGAATTGGGGGATTCGGCGCACCAGGCGAAAAAACGGCGGATGCCTGTACGCTAGCGGACGGCTGCAGGGCAGAGTTCCTTCCCGGGCTTTGCGGCCACCGTTATAGTCTGGTGGAATACGTGGGGAGTCGAGGGTTTGCGGAAGCAGGTCGTTAGCCTTTTGCAATGAAGTTCTCATGATCAATTTTGCACGCGTCAGTTTTCGCAGCGTTACACAGTTCGGCCCCTCGTTCTGGGCTTGCTGCGCAGGGACGACCGGACCGGCGCGAACGGATCGCCGCATTGTTGCGATCGTCGCTGCGCTGTTATCGGTCTGGACCCTCAATGCAAGCTCTGCCTGTGCCGCCGAAGAGTTGGCTGGCTGGCAAGGGATGCGGATCGTTAAGCAAGAGGGCTCGCCCAATCGGTTCTTCGCCGCCGATCTGGCCGGTAACGGATTGCAACAGTTGATCGTCATCAACACGCGCATGTCGCGGTTGGACATCTATCGCTGGCTCGCGCCGGCGGAACGGCAGACCCCGTCGACCCCGGATGCCGAACGACCGAACGAGCTGCCCGGTAACCCCGACTGGAAACGGACCGAATTGGCACTCGACGAAGTGCCGGCCGATGCACTGGCCCGCGACCTGGACGGCGACGGTAAGCCGGAACTAGTGATACTGACAGCTCCGTCAAACAAGGTCTTGCTCTTCAAGTCGACCGGCACGGATGAATGGAAGCGGACCGCTTCCTGGGACTTGCTGCCGGGAGCCAGCGCGGGCAAGCAGGAGCTGCTGTTGTTGCGCGAGCGCACGCCGGGCGAGTTCGAACTGTTCGTCAGTTGCGAGCAAGGTATTCAAACGTTGCTGTTGCAACCCGGCGCGAGGCCCACCTGGCTCAGCCCGCGCGAACGGCGAGGGCGCCTCGGCTGGCGGTTTGTCGATCTCGACGGCGACGGCGATCTCGATTTGTGGGAATGGTCGCAGACGCCGAAGCAAACCATACGCTGGTACGAGAATCGCGATGGCAAGCTGATGTCCGCGCAAGTGCTATACGATCAGGCGGCTGTCGGTGCGCGGGCGCTGCCGGTAGCCGGCGCACAGGCCGAACTCTTGCTGCTGGGTGGCGTGCAAGAAGGCTTACTGCGACGTTACGCGTTGGGGCGTGGCGAAGAAAGCGATCTTGGCCGCCAAGAATCGCTTCCCATGCCTGGTGGACCGAAGGCACTGTGGACCGGCATGATGCTTGCTGGCAAGCCGGCGCTAGTGGCCGTCGACGCTGGACAGCCTCGCCTGCGCGTGCAACCCGTCGGCGAGAACGGCTGGCAGGCCGAAGAGACGTTCCCATTGATCAGCAACGTGCGCGGCCTGGCCGCGGCGCAGGCGCAACCGGGCAAGCTGCTGTTGTGGGTCAAAGATGCCACCGATTTGTATAGCAGCGTGTGGGAAAACAACCGCATGACCTATCCGGCCGCCATGCCGCAATCGGCCGACGTTACCGATCGCACGATTCTGGCGCTCGACTCTGTGGGGACGACCGTCTGGTGGGTGCAGCGCGTCGGCGCCGATCTGGATTTATACGTATGGGAGAAGGAACAAGCGGAGCCTGTGCGGACGCGCTTCACAGGACAGGGAGCCAAGGCCGAAAAGGTGGTCTGGCTGGGGGGCAAGCGTGTGCTGGTGCAACCCGCATACAGCAATACCCTGAAGCTGCTTAGCGTCGACGATGACGGCAAAGTTACTTCGCGTGAGCCGGCGAATCTGGTGAAAGTCGACCTCGGCGAATTCGGCATCTACAACTACGGAGGCCGGCCGCGATTGGGCCGATTGACCGATGGCGTACTGCAATGGCTCAATGAAGATATGCAGCCGACCGATCAGGTCATGCTGCCCGACGGTCAGAAGATCGCCAGCTTTGTGCCTTTGCCCGACGGCACGGCGTGGGCGCTGGAGCAGGGGGGCGCGTTCGTTCATTTCCTGAAGCCCGACGAAGCGGGCATCCTGCGCGTGGCGCGCACCATCAGACCGCCGGGCGGCAGCCAGTTGTTGCTCGACCCTGTGCTCGGATTGATGCTGGTCGATCAGGAGAGCATCGTGCGACTCGGCAAGGGGCGTCCCTGGGAATTGGTACTGAAAGACAGCTTCGATGGCCGCGTAGGCCGACCGAGCGGAGTGAAGGAACCCGCCATCCACCGCCTGGCCACGACCGACGTAACCGGCGACGGGCAAGAGGATGTTGTCTTGTTCGATGATGCACGTCATCAACTGACTGTGCTCTGCCGTGGCGAAAAGGGGCTCGATGCGCTTGGCTCGTGGAAGGTATTCGACGATCGCACCTACCCCTATGGCGGCAAAGAAGAACAGCAGGTCGGTGAACCGCGAGGCGTGATCGGCTTTGACGCCGATGGCGACCACGTACAGGATTTGGCGCTATTGTGCCAGGACCGCTTGATTATCTATATCGCTCGGGAGGCGCAATAATAATGCGACGACGGAATTTCCTTTGCCTGGTACTACTCTGTGTTGGCGGTACAGCCAACGCGGCCGACCGTGTGACCGTCACGCTGGTCGGAGGCGCAAAAATCACGGCTGAACTACTGCGCGAGAACGATCAGGGGCTGGTGCTGGACCTGGGGCACGACGTGCTGCAGATTCCGGCGAAGCGCCTGTTGGGCATCGACCGCGGCGCGACCCAGACGGCCGAGCAGTCGCACCAGGACCGCGGCATCTTCGTCACCGGTCGTGCTGCGCCGGCCGACGTTCCGGAACTCGTAAAGCGCTGCGGCGACGCCGTGGTGATGGTCAAGACGGCCGTCGGCCAAGGGAGCGGCTTCGTCATCAGTGCCAAAGGGCATCTGATCACGAACTATCACGTCGTCGAGGGTGAAACAAAAATCTCGGTCACCTACTTCAAGCTGACCTCCCAGGGATACGAAAAACACGAACTAAAGAAGGTCCGCATCTTGGCGCTGCAGCCGCTGCGGGATATCGCGCTGTTGCAGCTTGATGTCGGGGAGCTGGCCGGCGAAATGCCCGTGCCGGTGCTGATTGACGATCGCGACGATTTGCGCGTGGGGGACGTGGTATTCGCCATCGGCAATCCGTTGGGATTGGAGCGTACCGTTACCCAAGGGATCGTCAGCTCAACCAGCCGTACGATCGGCCACCTGCGACTGATCCAGACCGACGCGGCTATCAATCCGGGCAATAGCGGCGGACCGCTATTCAATTTGCGGGGTGAAGTAGTTGGTATCGCCTGTGCAGGTGCCACGATGTTCGACGGCTTGGCTTTCGGCATCCCGGCGAGCGATTTGATCGAGTTTCTTACACATCGCGATGCCTACCTGTATGACGCGTCGCAACCGCAAAACGGCATTACGTATCTGCCGCCTCCCTCACGCGAGGCCGCCGCGGCCGCCCTGCGCCGTGATGGTGAACAGCAAGCCCAAAAAACTGAACCCAACGCTGGTACGAAAGGTCGGCCATGAATATTCGCGTTCGTCTGTCCCTTGTTGCCCTGAGTTTGCTGCTAGTTGCCGGCCTGTTGCCACGAGTCGTGCCGGCCGCCGAGGCGATGCAGCCGTCTTACCAGTGCTTGCCCGAAGAGACGGTATTCGTCATTCGTGTGCCTGAGGGGCTGAAGTTCGTCGATGCTTTTCGTAGCCAGACCAAGCTGGGCAGCGTGCTCTTGAGCCCGAAACGCTTTGAAGGCATCGTAAACCTGATTCGCGAACAGGCTGCCGAGGGGTTGACGCAATTCTCAGAATCGTTGGCGAAATACAATCTGAAAATCGAGGACTTTCCCAAGCTCTTCGACAAAGAAGTTGGCTTTGCCCTGGTGCTCGAGCCGCGCCGCGGAAAATATCCCCTCGTCGTCGGCCTGACTTGGGCTGAGCCCGATTCCGATCTTGGGCAGCGGCTGTTGGCTGCCTTGGCGCAAGCCGTTGACGAAGGCAAGGGGGAGCCGGGCGCCGTGCGCAGGCTTGATCTCGACGTGGATGGGCAGCAGGTCATGCAACTCACGTTGCCCGAGCGCGGACCGGCGACGTCGCCCAGTCTGGATGTCGACGAGCTGCGCGATCTGGACGACGATCAGATTCAGGCCAAGCTCGAAGAGCAACGCCGCAAAGCGGCCGAGGGGAAGCAGGTCGAGATCGATCAAACGCACATCTTTCTGGCACGAGTCGGGGACCGATTGTTGGTGGCTAATACCTTCGGGCAGTCCGAAGGCGAAGTCCGTGCGCTGCTGGCCGACGACCCGGACAAAGCGATCGATTTACCCCTGATCACCGGTGCCGAGGAAGCCAAGGGAGTATTCATTCGTTTTCTCAAAGCGCATTCCGCTCCGCCCACCGGCTTGACGCCCCGCATCATGTCGACCCCGGGGCTAGCCGCAGCGTTACCCGACGGCGTAACTGGGGTGGAAGTGCTGTTCTCGGTCGACCCGCTGATCAAGCTGGCGGCCGATGCCGACAGCCAGACGACGATGCGCGTGCTGAAGACTCTGGGGCTCGATCGCGTGGGCCCAGGCGCTTTCCGGCTGGCGCTGGACCGTGGCGCGATGCGGATGGGCCTGTTCGTCGCGGCTCCCAGCCCGCGCCAGGGCCTGCTCACGCTGCTTGACCAGCCCACATTTTTGGGCGATCCGCCCGCCTGGGTTCCGTCCAGCGTGTTGGGATTCGGGCAATTGAGTTTTGATCTGGGCAAGGCCTACACGCTGGTGCGCGATGTGATGGTGCGCGAAGGGGGCGACCAGGTGCAGAGCGCCATCGAGCAGGTCGAGCAACAAATCGGATCTGTCACGCAGAATGACGTGGCAACACTCCTGTCGTCGGTCGGGCAGAATCATTATTTTCTGTCGTTCCCGTCCACGATGGAGAAAGTCGCCGCGGGCAAGGACGTCGAAGTCTCGGCCCCGTCGTCCCGGCAGGGATTCGTCTGGCAACTGAAGGACGAGGCGCCTTGGAAACGCTTAATTCAATTGGGTGCCGGTTTCGCCGCACTCACCGACGGGGCGGTGACAGCCGCCGAGGAGCAAGGCTTTACGGGCCTGAGGCTGAACGTTGAAGACACGTTCAGCGGAGGCATCTTCGTGGGTCATGGGTTCATGGTGCTGGGCATCGGCCCGGACGTGCTCGAGCCGCTGATGTCGGCCTTACGTAACCCGCCCGAGGGCGCCGCCGCGCTCCGCCAAGGGGACCTGGTCAGCCGTGCCGGGGCGCTGCTGCCGGCCGAGCAGTGCATCTATTTCCATGTCACCGACTTCGAGAAGTACTTGAAGACGATGCGGCAGACGATTTCCTCGCTGTTCGACCTGTCGAACACGCTGGGAAATGTCTCGCAACCTCTCAGTGGCCCTGGCGGTGTTATCGAAGCGGCGCCGGGCGCCAAGGCCGATGATTCGAAGTTTGCCGAGAAGATGAAGGAATTACTCCCCACGGACGAAGAGCTCGAAGGGACGGCCGGAGTGAGCGTTGGGCGGTTGATCATTAACGACCACGGCTTGACCTACCGCGGCGCGATGGAACTGCCGCCGCAGTAGGCCGCAACTCGCTCAGACGCTGCTGTAGATATCCGACTGCTTTTTTGCGCGCGGTGGAAGCGCCGGATTGTGCTGAGGGTTTCACCCCCTCACCCTGACCTCTCCCCTTAGGGGAGAGGAGTTGGGGCGTCGCACGATCGAAGCACATAGGTGCCGTGCGCGTCGGAGTGCCGTGCGGGACGGCTCGTGATCTATTCCGCTTGATTGCTATCGCTTGTCGACGGGCTTCCAGCTGCGCGTGGCTGATCCGATGTACCTGGCTCGCGGGCGGATCAGTCGGTTGTTGTCGGCCTGTTCGATGACATGGGCGCTCCAGCCCGATACGCGGCTGATGACGAACAGCGGCGTGTAC is a window from the Pirellulales bacterium genome containing:
- a CDS encoding trypsin-like peptidase domain-containing protein; amino-acid sequence: MRRRNFLCLVLLCVGGTANAADRVTVTLVGGAKITAELLRENDQGLVLDLGHDVLQIPAKRLLGIDRGATQTAEQSHQDRGIFVTGRAAPADVPELVKRCGDAVVMVKTAVGQGSGFVISAKGHLITNYHVVEGETKISVTYFKLTSQGYEKHELKKVRILALQPLRDIALLQLDVGELAGEMPVPVLIDDRDDLRVGDVVFAIGNPLGLERTVTQGIVSSTSRTIGHLRLIQTDAAINPGNSGGPLFNLRGEVVGIACAGATMFDGLAFGIPASDLIEFLTHRDAYLYDASQPQNGITYLPPPSREAAAAALRRDGEQQAQKTEPNAGTKGRP